A single Metarhizium brunneum chromosome 5, complete sequence DNA region contains:
- the Rnf13 gene encoding E3 ubiquitin-protein ligase RNF13, whose protein sequence is MRTPRVAILVLFFAAFLFIVFRALTATRTTVVASYPPAPRTSSKSVFGFMYYNTPFSLFPPNAAISLTDDNSTSFAARPAAFGPKLASSGLSGQLWVGSGFGEDSLDTDGELGCSDLPGWGSSNTRASLKNSFKVGSTRLPSAKVKVPKKGGTLLDHDNREAIAKGKAQAKSPKNDNTDNYLTEEVAGTPSRRDSSVGSSGHADIQSIQEAAEIEGKIVLLKRGGCGFLEKVMWAQRRGAIAVIVGDNQKGGPLIQMFAHGEDVDNVTVPSVFTARTTAQLLSSLTQPGSFIEDTLDDNGNAVLKVQQTPAATHKKQSLARPRAATAAKGPNGSKAKRSVEEKRSKSAAGSGKGLGGGIFSWGTTTRPVDSESRPPRSGRLDWVLVDDFNDEKDRLISDTMGKAKRPMPKKDNFVIGVHDWRDPDLVGTGEQKSTAEQKPAKNAGSGKSKDGGASSGSEPKPAEPDSKHHGLMSKLFGSDSSDGSKSAMPSVDEGEDSPTIPPPPDGSQPHEGLWVTITPTSSASPFFDTLLVLVISPLVTLTVVYALLILRARIRRRRWRAPKSVVDQLPVRTYHTVALSSPSLSPRLPSPSSATPTTPLLQHNPSRPRPRSRTTTGVMESENLLSASAAVPAPQPRASRRTEFEKGAGGFSAEWRKYMGRQVECVVCLEEYVDGVSRVMSLPCGHEFHADCITPWLTTRRRTCPICKGDVVRSLARGKGNGPRYDAYREDSDDDDEEEDEAEASGSGSADRQSDLERGITSLEPRDAPQRPDRDEGWLGILSHSFNGMTRPHPQSPSPEDRNR, encoded by the exons ATGCGTACGCCACGGGTCGCCATACTCGtcctcttcttcgccgcGTTCCTCTTCATCGTATTCCGTGCTTTGACAGCCACCCGAACCACCGTAGTCGCTTCGTATCCGCCTGCTCCTCGAACGTCATCAAAGTCGGTATTCGGCTTCATGTATTACAACACGCCGTTTTCTCTATTTCCTCCCAACGCCGCTATCAGCTTGACCGATGACAATAGCACATCTTTTGCCGCGCGGCCCGCAGCCTTTGGTCCTAAGCTGGCTTCCTCGGGCCTAAGTGGTCAACTCTGGGTCGGCAGCGGTTTCGGGGAGGATAGCCTGGACACGGATGGAGAGCTTGGCTGTAGTGATTTGCCTGGCTGGGGCAGCTCGAATACCAGAGCGTCTCTGAAGAACTCTTTTAAAGTTGGGTCGACGAGACTCCCTTCAGCCAAGGTCAAAGTGCCCAAAAAAGGAGGCACCCTGCTTGACCACGATAATCGCgaagccattgccaagggCAAAGCACAGGCGAAAAGTCCCAAGAACGACAACACGGATAATTATCTGACCGAGGAGGTGGCTGGTACTCCTTCTCGCCGGGATAGCTCCGTCGGCTCGTCTGGACATGCCGATATACAATCTATTCAGGAAGCTGCAGAAATCGAGGGAAAGATTGTTCTGCTCAAGCGTGGAGGATGcggcttcttggagaaggTTATGTGGGCGCAGCGCAGAGGAGCAATCGCCGTCATTGTTGGCGACAACCAAAAGGGCGGTCCCTTGATTCAAATGTTTGCCCACGGCGAAGACGTTGACAACGTCACTGTGCCTTCGGTTTTCACCGCCAGGACAACTGCCCAGCTTCTTTCTTCGCTGACACAACCCGGAAGCTTTATTGAGGATACCCTCGATGACAACGGGAACGCCGTTCTCAAGGTCCAGCAGACACCTGCTGCAACGCACAAAAAGCAATCCCtcgcaaggccaagagccGCCACTGCTGCAAAGGGCCCTAATGGGTCAAAGGCAAAGAGATCGGTCGAGGAGAAACGATCCAAATCTGCTGCTGGGAGTGGCAAAGGCCTCGGGGGAGGAATCTTCAGCTGGGGCACCACAACTCGCCCAGTGGATTCTGAGAGCCGGCCTCCAAGGAGCGGACGCTTGGACTGGGTCTTGGTTGATGATTTCAACGATGAGAAGGACAGGCTGATTAGCGATACCATGGGCAAAGCGAAGAGGCCCATGCCCAAAAAAGATAACTTCGTTATTGGTGTGCATGATTGGAGAGACCCTGACCTCGTCGGCACTGGAGAACAGAAGAGTACAGCTGAACAGAAGCCCGCAAAGAACGCTGGGTCGGGCAAATCCAAAGACGGAGGTGCCAGCTCTGGCTCGGAGCCAAAACCTGCCGAACCAGACTCTAAGCACCATGGCCTCATGTCAAAGCTATTTGGGAGTGATTCCAGCGATGGCTCAAAATCCGCCATGCCGTCCGTTGATGAGGGTGAGGATTCTCCGAccatcccaccaccacccgaTGGCTCACAACCACATGAAGGTTTATGGGTGACAATCACGCCGACGAGCAGCGCCAGCCCCTTTTTCGATACCCTGCTGGTGCTCGTTATCAGCCCTCTCGTAACACTGACCGTTGTTTATGCGCTTCTCATTCTCCGAGCTAGGATTCGCAGGAGACGATGGAGAGCGCCAAAGTCGGTGGTTGATCAACTTCCTGTGCGAACTTACCATACCGTTGCTTTGTCCTCACCCAGTCTATCTCCCAGATTACCATCTCCTTCAAGTGCCACGCCTACCACTCCTTTGCTGCAACACAACCCTTCGCGACCACGCCCCCGATCGAGGACCACCACGGGAGTAATGGAAAGCGAGAATCTCCTCTCAGCCAGCGCTGCTGTTCCGGCACCGCAACCTCGGGCAAGTCGTCGGACCGAGTTTGAAAAGGGTGCAGGAGGCTTTTCAGCAGAATGGCGCAAGTACATGGGGCGACAGGTTGAGTGTGTTGTGTGTCTCGAGGAGTATGTGGACGGCGTTAGCAGGGTCATGAGTTTGCCTTGCGGCCATGAATTCCACGCTGATTGCAT AACCCCCTGGCTGACTACGCGGCGACGAACATGCCCTATTTGCAAGGGCGATGTGGTTCGGTCATTGGCGCGCGGCAAGGGAAATGGCCCTCGATACGACGCCTACCGAGAGGAtagcgacgacgatgatgaggaggaggatgaagccgagGCGTCTGGCTCTGGTTCAGCAGACAGACAGTCTGATTTGGAACGAGGTATCACATCATTAGAACCGAGAGACGCGCCGCAACGACCGGATAGAGACGAGGGTTGGCTAGGTATTTTGTCCCACAGCTTCAATGGCATGACGCGGCCCCATCCCCAATCACCCTCGCCAGAGGATCGAAATCGTTAG
- the sos7 gene encoding Kinetochore protein Sos7 — translation MAAADATQALEALKRLQANQEISIIRLSETITDPAEQNSRPRASDASNSLLDGPTPAGLEADLAHYTELFAKLRFSYVEQVTKEKFIRAIVGDPPLIVTMQENLDLEKDNAEVKAGLKALKQEVAAMVTELESRGRELSRRYEAVQLDTAKLQDLPAKTRELEARVEQLRATQDLSGANPGLKLPLAKTLGLVERRRAEQQQLARELEALQAKVPRKQKEAERLQVELGPLQAKLQSSTAAAREAQRRKDAAFGGVADDLEQRARWWRASEDVLKRVLDLKT, via the coding sequence atggcggctgccGACGCGACACAAGCCCTCGAGGCTCTGAAGCGCCTGCAAGCAAACCAAGAGATATCCATCATCAGACTCAGCGAAACCATTACTGACCCTGCCGAGCAAAATTCACGGCCACGGGCATCGGATGCATCAAATTCACTCCTCGATGGCCCTACCCCGGCCGGCCTCGAAGCCGACCTAGCGCACTACACCGAGCTGTTTGCCAAACTGCGATTCTCCTACGTCGAGCAAGTCACCAAGGAAAAGTTTATCCGCGCAATCGTCGGCGACCCGCCGTTAATCGTCACGATGCAGGAGAACCTAGACTTAGAAAAGGACAACGCAGAAGTCAAGGCCGGACTCAAGGCGCTCAAGCAGGAGgtggcggccatggtgacggagCTCGAGAGCAGAGGGCGAGAACTCAGCCGCCGCTACGAGGCCGTCCAGCTCGACACGGCAAAGTTGCAGGACCTGCCGGCCAAAACACGGGAGCTGGAGGCGCGGGTCGAGCAGCTGAGAGCAACACAGGATTTGTCAGGCGCCAACCCCGGCCTCAAGCTGCCCCTGGCCAAGACACTTGGCTTGGTAGAGCGGCGCAGggccgagcagcagcagctggcgCGAGAACTCGAGGCCCTGCAGGCCAAAGTGCCCAGGAAGCAGAAGGAGGCAGAGCGCCTGCAAGTCGAGCTCGGACCGTTGCAGGCCAAGCTTCAAAGCAGCACGGCTGCGGCGCGCGAGGCGCAGAGGAGGAAGGATGCGGCTTTTGGCGGCGTGGCAGATGACTTGGAGCAGCGAGCGCGGTGGTGGAGGGCGAGCGAGGATGTGCTCAAGCGGGTTTTGGATCTCAAGACGTAG
- the nucS_1 gene encoding Nuclease S1, with protein MKLSAAALALGLASVPGTVGWGSLGHITTAYLAGHFVANTTEAFFKDLLRSQDDDYMAKVASWADSIRYTKWGRFTKNFHFIDAHDDPPRSCNVDFDRDCKEDGCVISALANYTKQSLDSSLPAWRRAQAAKFVIHFVGDLHQPLHNEDVALGGNRIHVSWDGKSFNLHHVWDTSIAEKWIGGMRGKPYPLAEKWANQLAGEINDGKFATEKGTWLKDLNFTDAIETAMAWSREANAFVCTHVFPEGPDAIVGQELGGDYFKKAGPVIERQVARAGFRMAAWLDNIADGFNAGTKDEPVSLEL; from the exons ATGAAGCTGTCGGCTGCCGCTTTAGCCTTGGGCCTTGCATCGGTGCCTGGCACTGTTGGCTGGGGAT CCTTGGGTCACATAACCACCGCTTATCTCGCCGGTCATTTTGTCGCCAACACGACAGAGGCCTTCTTCAAGGACTTGTTGCGTAGCCAGGACGACGACTACATGGCCAAGGTTGCTTCGTGGGCTGATTCCATCCGCTACACGAAATGGGGCCGCTTCACAAAGAACTTCCACTTCATCGATGCGCACGACGACCCGCCTCGGTCGTGCAATGTCGACTTCGACCGAGACTGCAAAGAGGACGGATGTGTGATTAGCGCCTTGGCCAACTACACCAAACAGTCTCTGGACTCATCTCTACCCGCGTGGCGCCGTGCCCAGGCCGCCAAGTTTGTCATTCACTTTGTCGGCGATTTGCATCAGCCGCTGCACAATGAGGACGTGGCCCTAGGCGGAAACCGCATTCATGTGTCGTGGGATGGGAAAAGCTTCAACCTCCATCATGTCTGGGATACCTCTATTGCTGAGAAGTGGATTGGCGGCATGCGCGGCAAGCCATATCCCCTCGCTGAGAAATGGGCCAACCAGCTTGCCGGCGAAATCAACGACGGCAAGTTTGCTACTGAGAAGGGGACGTGGTTGAAAGATCTCAACTTTACTGATGCCAtcgagacggccatggcctggtcTAGGGAAGCAAATGCCTTCGTCTGCACTCACG TTTTTCCAGAAGGCCCCGACGCTATTGTTGGTCAGGAGCTTGGCGGCGATTACTTCAAAAAGGCCGGTCCAGTCATTGAGAGGCAGGTTGCCCGTGCCGGCTTCCGAATGGCGGCCTGGCTTGACAATATTGCCGATGGGTTCAATGCCGGGACAAAGGACGAACCGGTATCATTAGAATTGTAG